One window of Alkaliphilus metalliredigens QYMF genomic DNA carries:
- the nifD gene encoding nitrogenase molybdenum-iron protein alpha chain codes for MAIDKKIDKILQKYPPKVKKNRIKHMLTKDSEVGQEIQANTRTIPGIISNRGCCFAGCKGVVLGPLKDVVHIVHGPIGCSYYTWGTRRHKGRSEKGESNFLSYCFSTDMQESDIVFGGEKRLRQAVKEAYEIFKPEAITISSTCPVGLIGDDIHAVARDAQAEFGIQVMAFDCEGYKGVSQSAGHHIANNVLMRDVIGTGDAEMKQYAINVMGEYNIGGDGWEISRILGKIGYHIVSVMTGDGTYKELKSAHKADLNLVQCHRSINYIAEMIEIKYGTPWLKVNFVGIAGTIESLRNTAKYFGDETLIKRTEEVIVEELKEIKESMEMYKKICEGKTALLFVGGSRAHHYQGLLKELGVETVVAGYEFGHRDDYEGRDIIPHIKLDADSRNIPDLHVEKDEKNYRVYLSPEKLAELKKEMPLGQYKGLIQEMEDGSYVIDDLNHFESEELLKALKPSLFCSGIKDKYVAQKMGIFSKQLHSYDYSGPYAGFKGAVIFGKDISMGMNTPTWGFITPPWKQDALLEGEVIEEVATC; via the coding sequence ATGGCTATAGATAAAAAGATAGATAAAATTTTACAAAAATACCCGCCAAAAGTAAAAAAGAATCGTATCAAACATATGCTAACAAAGGATTCTGAGGTAGGCCAAGAAATACAAGCAAATACGCGTACGATTCCTGGAATTATCAGCAACAGAGGCTGTTGTTTCGCAGGATGTAAAGGTGTTGTATTGGGGCCATTAAAGGATGTTGTGCATATCGTACACGGACCTATTGGTTGCTCTTATTATACATGGGGAACGAGAAGACATAAAGGACGTTCCGAAAAAGGAGAAAGTAACTTCTTGAGCTATTGCTTCTCCACGGATATGCAAGAAAGCGATATTGTCTTTGGTGGTGAGAAGAGATTAAGACAGGCTGTAAAAGAAGCCTATGAAATTTTCAAACCAGAGGCGATCACCATTTCTTCTACCTGTCCCGTTGGGCTAATCGGCGATGACATTCATGCAGTTGCAAGAGATGCCCAAGCGGAATTCGGTATTCAAGTAATGGCCTTTGACTGTGAAGGATACAAGGGTGTCAGTCAGTCGGCAGGTCACCATATTGCAAATAATGTATTGATGAGAGATGTGATCGGTACTGGTGATGCTGAAATGAAGCAATATGCCATCAATGTTATGGGTGAGTATAACATCGGTGGAGATGGATGGGAAATATCTAGGATATTAGGTAAAATAGGTTATCATATTGTCTCAGTGATGACGGGAGATGGGACTTATAAAGAGTTAAAGAGTGCCCATAAAGCAGATCTTAACCTAGTACAATGTCATCGTTCTATCAACTATATTGCAGAAATGATCGAAATTAAATATGGTACTCCTTGGCTTAAGGTAAATTTTGTTGGGATTGCAGGTACCATAGAAAGTTTAAGAAACACAGCTAAATACTTTGGAGATGAGACGCTGATTAAGCGTACAGAAGAAGTCATTGTAGAAGAATTAAAAGAAATTAAAGAATCTATGGAGATGTATAAGAAAATATGTGAAGGAAAAACAGCCTTATTATTCGTGGGTGGTTCTAGAGCCCATCATTATCAAGGTTTGTTGAAGGAACTTGGAGTTGAAACGGTTGTTGCAGGATACGAATTCGGCCATAGAGATGATTATGAAGGTCGGGATATTATTCCACATATTAAGTTGGATGCGGATAGTAGAAACATTCCAGATCTACATGTTGAGAAGGATGAGAAAAATTACAGGGTATATTTATCACCAGAAAAGCTAGCGGAATTAAAAAAGGAAATGCCTTTAGGTCAATATAAGGGGCTGATTCAAGAAATGGAAGATGGCAGCTATGTCATTGATGATTTAAATCATTTTGAATCAGAAGAATTACTAAAAGCTTTAAAACCGAGCTTATTCTGTTCGGGTATTAAGGATAAGTATGTGGCACAAAAGATGGGAATATTCTCAAAACAGCTACATTCATATGACTATAGTGGGCCTTATGCAGGTTTTAAAGGTGCAGTTATATTTGGAAAAGATATTTCCATGGGAATGAATACACCAACTTGGGGCTTTATTACACCACCATGGAAACAAGATGCCTTATTAGAAGGAGAAGTTATCGAGGAGGTGGCAACATGTTAG
- a CDS encoding P-II family nitrogen regulator, with the protein MKEIMAIIRMNMVNKTKKALATEGFPAFTCTKISGRGKKAMDYTIEEAFLTENNMPTSVAETFSEGYRLLPKRLLLVTVPDGAVEKAVTVIIHANQTGSPGDGKIFVLPVEEAIRVRTGETGDTAIT; encoded by the coding sequence ATGAAGGAAATTATGGCTATTATTCGGATGAATATGGTAAATAAAACGAAAAAAGCATTGGCTACTGAGGGTTTTCCAGCCTTTACATGTACAAAGATATCTGGAAGAGGAAAAAAAGCAATGGATTATACAATCGAAGAGGCATTTTTGACAGAGAACAACATGCCTACGTCGGTAGCTGAGACTTTTTCTGAAGGGTATAGGCTTCTACCTAAAAGGTTGTTATTGGTAACAGTACCAGATGGAGCGGTGGAAAAGGCAGTGACTGTCATTATACATGCGAATCAAACAGGCAGTCCAGGAGATGGAAAGATATTTGTATTACCAGTGGAAGAAGCCATTAGAGTTAGGACTGGGGAAACAGGAGATACGGCGATTACCTAA
- a CDS encoding P-II family nitrogen regulator, whose protein sequence is MKLIRAIIRPEKVATVLTELNDAGFPAVTKIDVVGRGKQRGIKVGDISYDEIPKNILMVVCENEYKDDVVGVIKRESKTGEKGAFGDGKIFVSDVDEVYTISSGESKL, encoded by the coding sequence ATGAAATTAATTAGAGCGATTATCAGACCAGAAAAAGTAGCCACTGTGCTTACGGAGTTAAATGATGCTGGGTTTCCAGCTGTAACGAAAATAGATGTAGTCGGACGAGGTAAACAAAGAGGAATTAAGGTGGGAGACATATCTTATGATGAAATCCCTAAAAATATACTCATGGTTGTCTGTGAAAATGAATACAAAGATGATGTAGTAGGCGTTATCAAAAGAGAATCAAAGACTGGAGAAAAGGGCGCATTTGGAGATGGAAAAATATTTGTTAGTGATGTAGATGAGGTCTATACCATCAGTAGTGGTGAAAGTAAATTATAG
- the nifH gene encoding nitrogenase iron protein: protein MRQIAIYGKGGIGKSTTTQNLTAALGESGKKIMIVGCDPKADSTRLILGGLTQKTVMDTLREEGEDIDLEDILKPGFSGIKCVESGGPEPGVGCAGRGIITSINMLESLGAYESDLDYVFYDVLGDVVCGGFAMPIREGKAQEIYIVASGELMALYAANNIAKGIQKYAKSGGTRLGGIICNSRQVDYEHELLEAFAKELGSQLIYFVPRDNIVQRAEINKKAVIEFEPECGQANEYRALAKSIDENKMFVIPKPMHTDRLEELMMEHGVLG from the coding sequence ATGAGACAAATAGCAATTTATGGAAAAGGTGGAATTGGTAAATCAACCACAACACAAAACTTAACAGCGGCTTTAGGTGAGTCAGGAAAGAAAATTATGATAGTAGGCTGTGACCCAAAGGCAGATTCTACTAGACTCATATTAGGAGGATTAACCCAAAAAACAGTAATGGATACCCTAAGAGAAGAAGGAGAAGATATTGATTTAGAGGATATCTTAAAACCAGGTTTTTCAGGCATTAAATGTGTAGAATCTGGAGGTCCAGAACCAGGGGTAGGCTGTGCTGGTAGAGGGATTATTACTTCTATCAATATGTTAGAAAGTTTAGGGGCTTATGAAAGTGATTTGGACTATGTATTTTATGATGTATTAGGAGACGTTGTTTGTGGTGGTTTCGCCATGCCAATTCGTGAAGGAAAGGCACAAGAAATTTATATCGTTGCCAGTGGTGAGTTGATGGCTTTATACGCTGCCAATAACATCGCAAAAGGGATTCAAAAATATGCAAAATCTGGAGGAACTCGTTTGGGGGGGATTATCTGTAACAGTAGACAGGTAGACTATGAGCATGAATTATTAGAAGCATTCGCAAAAGAGCTTGGTAGTCAATTAATCTACTTTGTACCTAGAGATAATATTGTCCAAAGAGCAGAGATTAACAAGAAGGCTGTCATTGAATTTGAACCTGAATGTGGGCAAGCAAATGAATATAGAGCATTAGCAAAAAGTATTGATGAAAACAAAATGTTTGTTATTCCAAAGCCAATGCATACTGATAGATTAGAAGAATTGATGATGGAGCATGGTGTATTAGGATAG
- a CDS encoding ParM/StbA family protein has protein sequence MMRNKVRIYVDGGNRLTKVMEEAKKPFSFPTIVSEPGIELDYGTSFDLFDLQSESQEIDFDHMLVEIIKDGESLGKKLVGKAAENKGVLIRDRNRYEKKYNDEVIKFCILSGIASNFVKYEKNDQSVDITINQPLVEYVSNKKAFSNSHGEPLKGNVKVLYYNTHNTSEVIKEIVFDIESVTFCPEAIATFFHYSVNESGTIKDEYMKSKKTIVFDIGSGQINVAAFNGLKSIGVNTFEKGMLDCYEKVSMMLYNNFREKLDRKPYTYDIDNMIRYNDKILKAKKGENIDASGIVHDVFDGFAYELSKDFREFVKTKFIGNCDQAIICGGGSELLFDYLSDYLGNDFYCVKPDTAQYHNIIGSMYYRIYKDAANN, from the coding sequence ATGATGAGAAACAAAGTTCGTATTTATGTTGATGGTGGTAATCGACTAACCAAAGTCATGGAAGAGGCAAAAAAACCATTTAGTTTTCCTACCATTGTATCGGAACCTGGAATTGAATTGGATTATGGAACAAGCTTTGACTTATTTGATTTGCAGTCAGAATCCCAGGAAATTGACTTTGACCATATGTTGGTGGAAATCATTAAGGATGGGGAATCTTTAGGTAAAAAGCTTGTGGGAAAAGCTGCTGAAAACAAAGGTGTTTTGATACGAGATCGGAACAGATATGAAAAGAAATATAATGATGAAGTGATTAAATTTTGTATTTTGTCAGGGATTGCGTCAAACTTTGTTAAGTATGAAAAGAATGATCAATCGGTAGATATCACAATTAACCAGCCTTTAGTAGAGTATGTTTCTAACAAAAAAGCTTTTTCTAATAGTCACGGCGAACCCTTAAAGGGCAATGTGAAGGTGTTATACTATAATACCCACAATACTTCAGAAGTGATTAAAGAAATCGTATTTGATATTGAAAGTGTTACCTTCTGTCCTGAAGCTATCGCAACATTTTTCCACTATTCAGTCAATGAAAGTGGAACCATAAAAGATGAATATATGAAAAGTAAAAAAACCATTGTTTTTGATATTGGTTCAGGACAAATCAACGTTGCTGCATTTAATGGGCTCAAATCAATAGGAGTCAATACCTTTGAAAAAGGGATGTTAGACTGTTATGAAAAGGTATCCATGATGCTTTATAATAATTTCAGAGAAAAATTAGACAGAAAACCTTATACATATGATATTGATAATATGATTCGATATAATGATAAAATTCTTAAAGCAAAAAAAGGTGAAAACATTGATGCAAGTGGGATTGTACATGATGTGTTTGATGGTTTCGCCTATGAATTGAGTAAGGATTTCAGAGAATTTGTTAAGACGAAGTTCATTGGCAACTGCGATCAGGCAATCATTTGCGGTGGAGGTAGTGAACTGCTATTTGATTATTTAAGTGATTATCTTGGTAATGATTTTTATTGTGTGAAACCAGATACTGCACAATATCATAATATCATTGGTAGCATGTATTACAGAATATATAAAGATGCAGCAAATAACTAA
- a CDS encoding TRAP transporter large permease, producing the protein MAGLIFISFLIFMLLGIPVAVAIGLASFVVLIKEGMPVLVMVQRMFAGTDTFALIAVPFFILAGDILAKGKVSEKLVDFADSIFGFLKGGLSVVCVLAAMFFAAISGSGAATTAAVGTPLIPELKKKGYDEATSAALIAASGTIGVVIPPSVPMILYAVIAGVSVEKLFLSGFVPGVLMGLILIGIAIRHAYKHNYPKGADFSVKNVVKTFMGAIWGIMTPVIILGGIFTGFFTPSEAAVIAVNYSLFVALFIYKDMKPKDIFDIIVKSAITMSVVMFLIATSSILSWVLAYYSIPTTIANSVLALSSNKYVIMLLITSIIVAAGIFMETASALIILTPVFLPLINQLGIDLVHFGLIIVVGLAIGMITPPVAINLYVASTVTGLSIEKITRSIIPFMFGLLAVLLLIVYVPLFF; encoded by the coding sequence ATGGCTGGACTTATATTTATTTCTTTTCTCATATTTATGCTTTTGGGTATTCCTGTGGCGGTGGCCATCGGATTGGCATCATTTGTTGTATTGATAAAGGAAGGGATGCCTGTCTTAGTGATGGTGCAACGGATGTTTGCAGGAACCGATACATTTGCTTTGATTGCAGTTCCCTTTTTTATATTGGCTGGAGATATATTGGCAAAAGGAAAAGTGTCGGAAAAACTAGTAGACTTTGCCGATTCCATATTTGGATTCTTAAAGGGAGGGCTGTCGGTGGTTTGTGTACTGGCTGCTATGTTCTTTGCTGCCATATCTGGTTCTGGAGCTGCGACAACAGCGGCGGTTGGAACCCCATTAATACCTGAATTGAAAAAGAAGGGCTATGATGAGGCCACATCTGCGGCGCTTATAGCTGCCAGTGGAACAATCGGAGTTGTGATTCCACCATCAGTGCCTATGATACTCTATGCTGTCATAGCAGGTGTATCAGTGGAAAAATTGTTTTTAAGTGGATTTGTGCCTGGCGTTTTAATGGGTTTGATTTTAATTGGTATTGCCATAAGACATGCCTATAAGCATAATTATCCCAAAGGTGCAGATTTTTCTGTTAAGAATGTAGTGAAGACATTTATGGGAGCAATTTGGGGAATTATGACACCGGTAATTATATTAGGTGGTATATTTACAGGATTTTTTACCCCTTCTGAGGCAGCTGTGATAGCGGTAAACTATTCATTGTTTGTTGCACTTTTTATTTATAAAGACATGAAACCAAAAGATATATTTGATATTATTGTTAAATCAGCCATTACCATGTCGGTTGTCATGTTTTTAATTGCAACCTCTAGTATATTGAGCTGGGTGTTGGCATATTACAGTATTCCCACCACTATTGCCAACAGTGTATTGGCATTATCCAGTAATAAGTATGTGATTATGCTGTTAATCACTAGTATTATTGTAGCAGCAGGCATATTTATGGAAACGGCATCAGCACTTATTATATTGACACCTGTGTTTCTACCATTAATTAATCAATTAGGAATAGATTTAGTACATTTTGGATTAATCATTGTTGTAGGACTGGCAATAGGGATGATTACCCCTCCGGTGGCAATTAATTTGTACGTTGCCAGTACTGTGACAGGGCTATCCATTGAGAAAATAACTAGATCGATTATTCCCTTTATGTTTGGTCTATTGGCAGTTCTATTACTGATAGTATATGTACCTTTATTCTTTTAA
- a CDS encoding TRAP transporter small permease — MKLLELPNKASNMLDWAIVRLVFLGIVGMIAAITLQIISRVFFSAVVWTEELARYLLVWSSFLGATLAYKRKMHIAVTFGVERLPKMMQRVIVLFSILLSMLFFAVCTYYGFQLMNMQIYQVSPALGLPMKYVYLGIPLSFFVMFIHGIVMILDMFVDAKGVHE, encoded by the coding sequence ATGAAGCTATTGGAATTACCAAACAAAGCTAGTAATATGTTGGACTGGGCTATCGTAAGATTGGTGTTCTTAGGAATTGTAGGAATGATAGCAGCCATAACACTTCAAATTATATCTAGGGTATTTTTTAGTGCAGTTGTGTGGACCGAGGAGTTAGCAAGATATCTATTGGTATGGAGTAGTTTTTTAGGAGCTACCTTGGCATATAAGAGAAAAATGCATATTGCTGTGACCTTCGGCGTAGAACGGCTACCTAAAATGATGCAAAGGGTAATTGTTCTATTTAGTATTTTGTTATCTATGTTATTTTTTGCAGTATGCACTTATTATGGATTTCAGTTAATGAACATGCAGATTTATCAGGTATCCCCAGCACTGGGATTGCCTATGAAATATGTTTATCTTGGTATACCATTAAGCTTTTTTGTGATGTTTATACATGGGATCGTTATGATACTTGATATGTTCGTAGATGCCAAGGGGGTGCATGAATAG
- a CDS encoding TRAP transporter substrate-binding protein — MNKKLMVLLCMLLTVSLLAACGQQEPAVSSGDEDVEFEGVKFKLAHVVNEDDSFHTSAVKFKELVEERSEGKIEIEIHPNGTLGDERTLLEGMQIGTIDMGVITNGPIANFVPEVAAFELPFLFANHQEAYEVLDGEIGKEILKRMEDVNLKGLAYGERGFRNLTNSRRAVTTPGDMNGLRIRVMENPVYIDTFQALGANTVPMAWAETLTALQQGTIDGQENPVVVIHSFKLDENQNHLSLSRHSYAPATIMMSLKEFNNLPQDMQQIIQEAAQEAAEHARAVNAAGEELQLQELVERGMEITEVDIEAFQEAVESVYEKYEDQYGAYIERIQQQLNR, encoded by the coding sequence ATGAATAAGAAATTAATGGTTTTATTATGTATGCTTTTAACGGTATCGCTATTGGCGGCATGTGGTCAACAAGAGCCAGCAGTATCAAGTGGCGATGAGGATGTAGAATTTGAAGGCGTTAAATTTAAACTAGCACATGTTGTAAATGAAGATGATAGTTTTCATACTTCTGCTGTTAAATTTAAAGAATTGGTGGAAGAAAGATCAGAGGGTAAGATAGAGATAGAAATACATCCTAATGGAACATTAGGTGATGAAAGAACATTATTAGAAGGTATGCAAATTGGAACCATTGATATGGGCGTGATTACAAATGGACCTATCGCCAACTTTGTACCAGAAGTAGCTGCATTTGAACTACCATTTCTATTTGCAAATCATCAAGAAGCCTATGAGGTATTAGATGGAGAGATTGGTAAAGAAATCCTTAAAAGGATGGAGGATGTGAACTTAAAGGGATTGGCTTATGGAGAAAGAGGATTTAGAAATCTGACTAACTCCAGAAGAGCAGTCACAACCCCTGGGGATATGAATGGACTGAGAATTAGGGTTATGGAGAATCCCGTGTATATTGATACCTTCCAGGCATTAGGTGCCAATACTGTTCCCATGGCATGGGCAGAGACGCTTACAGCTTTACAACAGGGAACAATAGATGGTCAGGAAAATCCAGTGGTGGTGATTCACTCCTTCAAATTAGATGAAAATCAAAATCATCTTTCATTATCGAGACATAGTTATGCACCAGCTACTATCATGATGAGTTTAAAGGAGTTTAATAACCTCCCTCAAGATATGCAACAAATCATCCAAGAGGCAGCCCAAGAAGCGGCAGAGCATGCAAGAGCTGTTAATGCTGCAGGTGAAGAATTACAGCTTCAAGAATTAGTTGAAAGAGGTATGGAAATAACAGAGGTAGATATAGAAGCGTTCCAAGAAGCTGTTGAATCGGTATATGAAAAATATGAAGATCAATATGGAGCATATATAGAAAGAATACAACAACAGCTTAATAGATAA